Below is a genomic region from Marinobacter salarius.
CGCGCAGCGTTGGCCAATGCTGTTGCAGGTGGCCCTTCAGGGCCATCACCGGCATCTGATCGACACCGGCGGCACCCTTATTGGATACCACCCGCTGATACGCACGCATCAGGTTCGGGCGCTCAAGCACCTGTTCCATCAGCGTGTTCGGCTCCGCGTTCGTCCACGAGTGAGCCCCCGCGTCTGCCTCGACACGGACTTCAGTCTCTGCCGGATACCGTCCAGCGCCTTCCTGAATGCCCTGCCCCATCCGGGTCGCTTCTGTCTTCATAAGCACACTACGAGAACTCATCGCCTACTAACGGCCAACCATGTTCGGCCCTTCCGTACGCGGTGACGCACCTACTATGGCCTCGGCTGAGTTCTGGCTCCCCATCCCCACCTCTCGCGAAGTGAGTAGCACAGCGGCAGAGAACCAGACTTCCCAGGGTAAGACGCGTGACCTTCACACTTATGCCCGCCGCATTTACGTCCACACCTTCCGTGCAAGTACAGGGCTTTGACGATAGTTGACGCCTTACCCGGTGTGACCGCCTCATATGCGATTTCTGTTCGTCAGGCCAGTGCTTTGCCTGCGGCTTCCTTCAGATTCCATCTCACGATGGACACCCTTGCCGTCCGGCTAGTGGTTCCCCTTGCCGGGTCCACAGGGGACTTGCACCCCCAAGTCATCCGGCCAGCACCACCTGTACCGGAACAGCGCCCGTCAAGGCGCTACGCGCCATGCCTGGCGCACAACGAAAAAGCCAGCTGTTAAAAACAGCTGGCTTTCGAGACGTCCCGAGACTTTCCTTTCACAACAGCGCTATTTAACGACCTTAAGCGTTGGCCGACCGCTGGGCCGATCTCCACCTTGACCGCTATCGCTACTGCCATTCTCGGAATCCTTTCCGCCGGAGCCTTCCGGATCAGGAGAGCCTGGTTCGCTACCGAAGACCATACCCTCACCGTTCTCCTTTGCGTATACCGCCATGACAGCCTGCAGGGGGATGAAGACCTGCATCGGCACACCGCCAAAACGCGCGCTGAATTCCAGGGCGCCATTACCAATCACCAGACCACGCACGGCTCCAGGACTGATATTGAGCACGATCTGCCCATTGGCAACGTGCTCAGTAGGAACCTGAACACCCTGCACCCCCGCATCCACTACGATATACGGCGTGCAGTCGTTATCGAGGATCCACTCGTTGAATGCCCGAACGAGGTAGGGACGGCTTGATGTCATCGTTATCTTACTATCAGGCACTGCCTTTCTCCTGAACCGGTTTCAGGCGCTGCATATCAGTTACGGATATCTTCTTCCAGGTCTGACAGACTCGCCTTGAAACCTTCACGACTGAATATGCTATCCATGTACTTTTGAAGCGGCTTCGCCTGCTTTTCATTCAGCTCAATACCCAGCGACGGCAAGCGCCACAGAATCGGAGCAATACAGCAATCCACAATCGTGAACTCTTCCGACAGGAAAAAGGGCATTTCACCGAACAGCGGCGCCGTGGCCAGCAAACTTTCGCGAAGCTCTTTTCGGGCGCCATCCGACGCCTTTGCGTTGGGCTGAGCCAGAATCTGATCCACCAATCCACACCAGTCTTTCTGGATGCGGTGAATCATCAGGCGACTGTTCGCCCGCGCAACAGGATAAACCGGCAGCAATGGCGGATGTGGAAAACGCTCGTCCAGATACTCCATCATGATATTTGGCTCGTAGAGCACAAGGTCACGATCCACCAGCGTCGGCAGGGCATTGTACGGGTTCAGGTCAGCCAACTCTCCAGGCGGGTTATCCGGATCAACGTTAACTACGTCAACCGTTACCCCCTTCTCTGCCAGCACAATGCGGACTCTGTGGCTGTAATGACTGGCCGGGTCCGAGAAAAACGTCATTGATGACCGCTTGGTCACAACGCCCATAGAACTACCTCACGATTTGACTAACCGAATTGATCCTGAAAAACGCAAAAATCCAGCGGGCCGGCTATTGCCCGCTGGAACTCAGGGACAGGAATTATACCTGAAATCTCAGTGTACGTCCTTCCAGTACTCGCGATTAAGCAGGTAGGCAAAGATAAAGAATATCGCCACGAAGATCAGTACGAACATACCCAGCCTTTCACGCTCAACCTTTACCGGGTCGCCCATGTAAGACATGAAATTGGTCAGGTCATACATAGCCCGGTTGAATTCCTCCGGCTCCATGGAACCTTCGGTTTCCCATTCCGGGCAGATGTCCGCATTACGAACATCGCCGCTGAGAGGATCAACACTCGCACCCTCACCAATTTTCGGCTCAACCGCGCACAGCCCCTGCAAACCGATCAACACATGGGGCATACCAACGTTTTCGAAGACCACGTTGTTCACACCCAGCGGACGACTTTCATCCTTGTAAAAGCCACGAAGATAGGAATAGATCCAGTCTTCACCGCGAAGACGAGATTCCAGGGTCAGGTCAGGTGGCGGAGCACCGAACCAGCTCGCAGCCATTTCCTTGCTCATAGAGTTCTTCATGAGTTCACCGATCTTTGCACCAGTGAAAATCAGATTCTCCTCGTAAAGCTCGTCGGGAATCCCCAGATCATCCGATACACGCTTATACCGCGCATACTCCATGGAGTGACACCCCATGCAGTAGTTGGTGAAAAGGGCCGCACCGCGCTGAAGCGACGCTTTGTTGGTATGGTCCGGCTCCATGGTATCAAGCGGCACGGACGCCCCCGCTGCCAGCCCGAGGGCCGGCAGGATCGCTATGAAAAGACCAACTATCAGCTTTCTCATCATCCTGTCACCCTCTCTGGAACTGGCTTTGTTTTCTCCATACGCGTGTAGAACGGCATGAGAATAAAATAGAGGAAGTAGAGCGTTGTCAGGATCTGCGCAACAATGGTGCGGCCTTCAGTGGCCGGAACAATGCCGAGGTACCCCAGGACAATGAAACTGACGGCAAAGATCGCCAGAGCAATCTTGCTCAACCAGCCTTTGTAGCGCATTGAGCGTACCGGACTTCTGTCCAGCCAGGGCAAAACAAACAGGATGGCGATAGCAGCGCCCATCACGACAACACCCCAGAACTTCGCGTCCAGGCCGAAGAGGTCAATAGTCACCGCCCGCAACATGGCGTAGAACGGTGTGAAATACCATACCGGCGCGATGTGGTCGGGCGTCTTGAGGGCGTTAGCCGGCTCAAAATTCGGCTTCTCAAGGAACAACCCGCCCATCTCGGGGAAGAAGAAGACCACGATAAAGAAGATAAAAAAGAAAACGCCCACGCCCAACAGGTCATGCACCGTGTAATAGGGGTGGAACGGTATACCATCTTTGGGAATGCCGTTTTCGTCCTTGTTCTTCTTGATATCAATACCGTCAGGGTTGTTGGAGCCAACTTCGTGCAGCGCAAGAATGTGCAGCACCACCAAACCAAGCAGAACGATTGGCAATGCGACGACATGCAATGCAAAGAATCGGTTCAGGGTAATACCAGAGATCAGGTAGTCACCGCGGATCCACAGCGACAGATCATCGCCAATGACCGGAATGGCGCCAAACAGGTTTACGATCACCTGCGCA
It encodes:
- a CDS encoding glutathione S-transferase N-terminal domain-containing protein, with protein sequence MGVVTKRSSMTFFSDPASHYSHRVRIVLAEKGVTVDVVNVDPDNPPGELADLNPYNALPTLVDRDLVLYEPNIMMEYLDERFPHPPLLPVYPVARANSRLMIHRIQKDWCGLVDQILAQPNAKASDGARKELRESLLATAPLFGEMPFFLSEEFTIVDCCIAPILWRLPSLGIELNEKQAKPLQKYMDSIFSREGFKASLSDLEEDIRN
- a CDS encoding cytochrome c1, whose translation is MRKLIVGLFIAILPALGLAAGASVPLDTMEPDHTNKASLQRGAALFTNYCMGCHSMEYARYKRVSDDLGIPDELYEENLIFTGAKIGELMKNSMSKEMAASWFGAPPPDLTLESRLRGEDWIYSYLRGFYKDESRPLGVNNVVFENVGMPHVLIGLQGLCAVEPKIGEGASVDPLSGDVRNADICPEWETEGSMEPEEFNRAMYDLTNFMSYMGDPVKVERERLGMFVLIFVAIFFIFAYLLNREYWKDVH
- a CDS encoding ClpXP protease specificity-enhancing factor; the protein is MTSSRPYLVRAFNEWILDNDCTPYIVVDAGVQGVQVPTEHVANGQIVLNISPGAVRGLVIGNGALEFSARFGGVPMQVFIPLQAVMAVYAKENGEGMVFGSEPGSPDPEGSGGKDSENGSSDSGQGGDRPSGRPTLKVVK
- a CDS encoding cytochrome b gives rise to the protein MNKLVSWVDERLPIVDAWNKHVGKYYAPKNFNMWYFFGSLAMLVLVNQLVTGIWLTMSYNPTAEGAFASVEYIMRDVEWGWLLRYLHSTGASAFFVVVYLHMFRGLMYGSYQKPRELIWIFGMLIYLVLMAEAFMGYLLPWGQMSYWGAQVIVNLFGAIPVIGDDLSLWIRGDYLISGITLNRFFALHVVALPIVLLGLVVLHILALHEVGSNNPDGIDIKKNKDENGIPKDGIPFHPYYTVHDLLGVGVFFFIFFIVVFFFPEMGGLFLEKPNFEPANALKTPDHIAPVWYFTPFYAMLRAVTIDLFGLDAKFWGVVVMGAAIAILFVLPWLDRSPVRSMRYKGWLSKIALAIFAVSFIVLGYLGIVPATEGRTIVAQILTTLYFLYFILMPFYTRMEKTKPVPERVTG